The Balneolaceae bacterium genome contains a region encoding:
- a CDS encoding OmpA family protein: protein MLKTFKFISSIILITSLMFAGCGPSGPGPEPDPLTLEYLMSLSDEELQQRDSDGDGVNDYDEIYVYETNPLEPDTDQDGLNDYDEIFEHGTDPLVADSDEDGLSDGDEVNVYNTDPLNADSDEDGLNDGDEINEYETDPLNPDTDGDGLSDGDEVNTHGTDPINNDTDGDGFSDGLEIEEGTNPLDPEDPPFIREGELNTINFGFDRSNIRDRAAQLLSLNVERLLDAQAFGVRIDAYTDHIGGDQYNLRLSVRRANSVADFYKQNGIAEDRIELRGLGKAPVPCAEAEMDANTPGCEKNRRAESHPVNPHSFTPMN from the coding sequence ATGCTCAAAACATTTAAGTTTATATCATCCATAATTTTAATAACCTCTTTGATGTTTGCAGGTTGTGGCCCGAGTGGCCCCGGTCCTGAACCAGATCCGTTAACCCTTGAATATTTGATGAGTCTTTCCGATGAAGAACTTCAACAGCGTGATAGTGACGGAGATGGAGTGAATGACTACGACGAAATTTATGTGTACGAAACCAATCCTCTGGAGCCGGATACAGACCAAGATGGATTGAATGATTATGATGAGATCTTCGAACATGGAACAGATCCATTAGTAGCTGATTCTGACGAGGATGGACTTTCAGATGGTGATGAAGTGAACGTTTATAATACTGATCCATTGAATGCCGATTCAGATGAAGACGGGCTGAACGACGGTGATGAAATAAATGAATACGAAACCGATCCTCTGAATCCTGATACAGATGGAGATGGGCTTTCAGATGGTGATGAAGTGAACACTCACGGAACAGACCCGATAAACAATGATACTGATGGTGACGGATTCAGTGATGGACTGGAAATTGAAGAGGGTACAAATCCTTTGGATCCAGAAGATCCGCCGTTTATCAGAGAAGGAGAACTGAACACTATTAACTTTGGATTTGACCGTTCAAATATTAGAGACAGAGCCGCTCAGTTGTTGTCTCTCAATGTGGAAAGACTGCTGGATGCCCAGGCATTTGGTGTACGAATTGACGCCTACACAGATCATATTGGCGGCGATCAGTATAACCTCCGGTTAAGTGTACGGAGAGCAAATTCTGTTGCAGATTTCTATAAGCAGAACGGCATCGCCGAAGACAGAATTGAGCTTCGTGGTTTAGGTAAAGCACCAGTTCCATGTGCCGAGGCCGAAATGGACGCTAATACACCCGGATGTGAGAAAAACCGACGAGCAGAATCACATCCTGTGAATCCGCATTCATTTACCCCGATGAACTAA
- a CDS encoding YpdA family putative bacillithiol disulfide reductase has product MVIIIGAGPIGLATAIELKNRDIPSLIIERGCLVNSIFHYPANMTFFSTSDKLEIGNVPFISHNPKPTRGEALEYYRRAAEHYDLNIRLYEEVESVTGKDGEYLVNTPKGSYKGEKVVLATGFYGQENLMNIPGEELPKVTHYYDDPHKYAWQDVVIVGAGNSGADAALETWRKNANVTMVVRESELKQTIKYWVLPDIENRIKEGSISAHFNSELVEIREDEVDIQTPEGIKTISNDFVLAMTGYHPHFGLMKKLGIDLTEDEKRMPVHNEKTLETNRKGLYVAGVVCGGMDTSSLFIENTRIHARHIAGHIDESL; this is encoded by the coding sequence ATGGTAATTATTATCGGCGCCGGACCTATTGGGCTGGCAACGGCTATTGAGTTAAAAAACAGAGATATTCCCTCCTTAATAATCGAGCGGGGATGCCTGGTAAATTCCATTTTTCACTACCCTGCTAATATGACTTTTTTCTCGACCTCTGACAAACTGGAGATCGGGAATGTTCCATTCATTTCGCATAATCCGAAGCCGACTCGCGGAGAGGCACTTGAATATTATCGACGGGCAGCTGAACATTATGATTTGAATATTCGCCTCTATGAAGAGGTAGAATCTGTAACGGGAAAGGATGGAGAGTACCTGGTCAATACACCGAAAGGGAGTTACAAGGGTGAGAAAGTTGTGTTAGCTACCGGCTTTTACGGACAAGAAAATCTCATGAATATCCCCGGCGAAGAACTCCCAAAAGTTACTCACTATTATGATGATCCACATAAATATGCGTGGCAGGATGTAGTGATTGTTGGAGCCGGAAATTCAGGAGCCGATGCCGCACTTGAAACATGGAGAAAAAATGCGAATGTAACAATGGTTGTGAGGGAGTCTGAACTGAAACAAACCATTAAATACTGGGTCTTACCCGATATAGAAAATAGAATCAAGGAAGGATCTATATCCGCTCATTTCAATTCGGAACTTGTAGAAATACGCGAAGATGAAGTGGACATTCAAACCCCGGAGGGAATAAAAACCATTTCGAATGATTTTGTACTGGCTATGACCGGCTATCATCCTCATTTTGGATTGATGAAAAAACTGGGCATAGATCTGACTGAAGATGAAAAACGGATGCCTGTTCACAACGAAAAAACGTTAGAAACCAACCGGAAAGGACTTTACGTAGCCGGAGTGGTCTGTGGCGGAATGGATACCAGCAGTCTGTTTATTGAAAATACGAGAATTCATGCCAGACATATTGCAGGGCATATTGATGAGAGTTTGTAA
- a CDS encoding alpha/beta fold hydrolase produces the protein MNHEKKSSFKSAPWCFNGHAHTILCSLIFESPGLHSEKLSIDTPDDDYLEIDVIDNGSASPVAVLFHGLEGHSRRFYITQLAEHLITRGFSTVAVNFRSCGGKMNRQRKFYHSGETDDLETVFKWVQDHFPKSPIFGAGFSLGGSALLNFLKKHNRYHPLQAISAISTPFELKKGSRNLENGFNRLYSILFLQTLTEKLKEKRAKYPDLPAFRGSTLYEFDDQITGPIHGFKDAEDYYYQCSSAFFVDQINTDTLVIHSRQDPMCPFKWTPVKQIRKNSKITAHFTPRGGHVGFWSLPNGWINKKIGDYFCDFI, from the coding sequence ATGAATCATGAGAAAAAATCTTCATTCAAATCAGCTCCCTGGTGTTTTAATGGCCATGCTCACACCATTCTTTGTTCACTCATTTTTGAATCACCAGGCCTGCACTCAGAGAAACTGAGTATTGATACTCCCGATGACGATTACCTTGAAATCGATGTAATTGACAATGGCTCAGCCAGTCCGGTTGCAGTGTTATTCCATGGGCTGGAGGGGCATTCACGGCGATTTTACATCACGCAGCTTGCAGAGCATCTAATAACCCGCGGTTTTTCCACAGTTGCGGTGAACTTCAGGAGTTGTGGAGGAAAAATGAATCGGCAGCGCAAGTTTTATCATTCCGGAGAAACCGATGATCTTGAAACAGTATTTAAATGGGTTCAGGATCATTTCCCAAAATCTCCCATTTTTGGAGCGGGCTTCTCTCTTGGAGGCAGTGCCCTTCTGAATTTTTTAAAGAAACATAATAGATATCATCCATTGCAAGCAATCTCTGCCATTTCTACTCCCTTTGAATTGAAAAAAGGTTCCCGGAATCTGGAAAATGGTTTCAACCGGCTCTACTCCATCCTATTCTTGCAAACACTAACAGAAAAGTTGAAAGAAAAACGAGCCAAATACCCGGATCTGCCTGCCTTCAGGGGATCTACATTGTATGAATTTGACGATCAGATTACCGGGCCTATTCACGGATTTAAAGATGCAGAGGACTACTATTACCAGTGTTCAAGTGCTTTTTTTGTGGATCAAATCAACACAGATACACTTGTAATTCACAGCCGCCAGGATCCAATGTGTCCATTCAAGTGGACGCCGGTGAAACAGATTCGGAAAAATTCAAAGATCACTGCTCATTTTACACCAAGGGGTGGCCACGTTGGTTTTTGGAGCTTGCCAAATGGATGGATTAATAAAAAAATAGGCGATTATTTTTGCGATTTTATCTGA
- a CDS encoding Ppx/GppA phosphatase family protein, protein MPEYSQKQPVKRIAAIDIGTNSFHAVIVDVYPDGSFYTIDKLKEMVLLAEKGFNNRLSDAAFERALDALQKIKTLCDHQGAERILAYATSAIREAENGGELIQKVIDKVGIKIVAIPGRVEAELIGLAVQHGVEMPASPSMIMDLGGGSVEYIIANKEKFFHLSSKKLGVARMTSRFVDNDPISKQEIQKLVDHYQSNLTDVAQSFASHRASMLIGSSGTMENIALMIAYRNNKTPNLSVNELEFTAREFFDLYDDVIGMNYNERSQLKGLDEKRISLLPAGLVLVNYVLKTFGIKRIKMSSQALREGIILRYIKQEMTYLKETEFIESPRRRSVMELVHKCNWHEQHSRHVAKLALQLFDNFREELSLEETDRELLEYACFMHDIGYHISHRKHHKHALYIIRNSDLKGFKENEIEIMANVSRYHRRSTPKSRHKHYDKLPKEEKKRVKKLSAIIRIADGLDRSHYQNVRGLEIEKTADQVIIHIKTESDPQLEIWGAMRKKTLFEEVTGKTLKIREVETFSPAMV, encoded by the coding sequence ATGCCCGAATATTCCCAGAAGCAACCCGTGAAGCGAATTGCTGCTATAGACATTGGTACCAACTCTTTTCATGCAGTTATTGTAGATGTATACCCGGATGGAAGTTTTTACACCATTGATAAATTGAAAGAGATGGTTCTGCTTGCGGAAAAGGGGTTTAACAACCGGCTATCTGATGCCGCTTTTGAACGAGCTTTAGATGCACTTCAAAAAATAAAGACCCTGTGTGATCACCAGGGAGCAGAGCGGATATTGGCCTATGCAACCAGTGCAATCCGCGAGGCAGAGAATGGCGGAGAATTAATTCAAAAAGTGATTGACAAAGTGGGTATAAAAATTGTAGCCATTCCCGGACGTGTGGAGGCAGAATTGATTGGACTTGCCGTTCAGCACGGGGTTGAAATGCCTGCCAGTCCCTCGATGATTATGGATCTGGGTGGAGGAAGTGTAGAGTATATTATTGCAAATAAAGAGAAGTTCTTTCATCTAAGCAGTAAAAAACTGGGCGTGGCCAGGATGACATCCCGGTTTGTGGACAACGATCCAATCTCAAAACAGGAGATCCAGAAGCTTGTTGATCATTATCAATCAAATCTCACAGATGTAGCTCAGTCCTTTGCATCACACAGGGCTTCCATGTTGATTGGTTCTTCGGGTACGATGGAAAATATTGCCTTGATGATTGCATACCGGAATAACAAAACCCCGAATTTGAGTGTAAATGAACTTGAGTTTACAGCCAGAGAGTTTTTTGATCTGTATGATGATGTTATCGGGATGAACTATAATGAACGCTCTCAGTTAAAGGGACTTGATGAAAAGCGTATCAGCCTTCTCCCGGCTGGTCTTGTATTGGTTAATTATGTATTGAAAACATTTGGGATTAAGCGGATTAAAATGTCATCGCAGGCACTTCGTGAGGGTATTATCCTTCGGTATATCAAGCAGGAAATGACCTATTTGAAGGAAACAGAATTTATAGAAAGTCCGCGCCGCCGCAGTGTAATGGAACTTGTACATAAGTGTAACTGGCACGAGCAACATTCAAGGCATGTGGCAAAACTTGCACTTCAACTGTTTGATAACTTCCGGGAAGAACTGAGTCTGGAAGAGACAGATCGCGAGTTGCTGGAATATGCCTGTTTTATGCACGATATCGGGTATCATATTTCACACCGAAAACATCATAAGCATGCCCTGTATATTATTCGCAATTCCGATCTGAAAGGATTTAAAGAAAACGAGATTGAGATTATGGCCAACGTATCGCGGTATCACAGGAGATCCACGCCTAAATCGCGCCATAAACATTACGATAAGCTTCCCAAAGAGGAGAAAAAACGAGTAAAGAAACTTTCGGCAATCATCCGTATCGCCGATGGACTGGACCGCAGCCACTATCAAAATGTGCGGGGTTTGGAAATTGAGAAGACAGCCGATCAGGTAATTATTCATATAAAAACAGAGTCTGATCCGCAGCTGGAAATTTGGGGGGCTATGCGGAAAAAAACTTTATTTGAAGAAGTAACCGGAAAAACTCTGAAGATAAGAGAAGTGGAGACATTTTCGCCGGCGATGGTTTAG
- a CDS encoding putative LPS assembly protein LptD yields the protein MGSRNAYGQVEADSLQVSPSDTTSTPIPGNFQPGEQQPPPGLDPGSATQQTAQNRSADRQATEGSVNFQARDSLTFTFGEQRIAMLYGAATVTHESGNLKAGTIELNLDKSQLQATASSAQDTLSHPVLTRDDQELRSTRILFNYETERGKFEVAEMSMADGHLIGTKVKNVSRDEVFIEDGIYSTCPPEHMYYYIQAQRMKVVEEEEIFFTNARLFILDIPYPLVFPFGYVPAGFEQRQSGLLEPTYSFQNTGARGIGLQNLGWFQYFSDYFTAQTSFDVFTSGTIFNETRMQYRKTGNFNGSVTIGYSKERGLEPTDPGFTETTTKRLSVNHSQELSPYASLSANINLRTADYFRRNSFDLDERAETSTTSRVSYRYSHPENTYNFSVSSNLNQQFSTNTTRLTGPEMNFSLRQFSPFKSDNPGMDEQWYERISINYRNNFSSRYTFRPIAADSAQVNWLEALLDPQKYEEATGEDDHLQYGFIQRAQVSAGQLIPSRFLNVSAGINYNEYWYPATIRKEFNEEDNRVETFKEPGFTTTRDFSTNLSFNTTFYGISQIKAGSFEGVRHTVRPNISFSYRPDFSSDQWGIYREVQRDTLGNTQEYSIFEDAIFGGPGAGEQRTMSFGVTNILETKRVRRDSTGEVKSNNLRLIDNLSATSSYNFAADSLNFGRMNVSLSSSAVNNFRIRASAAYSFYTRDQDGREINRFIWQDTNKFLQPLSYSLSVSTDITLGGNQRGARITTPEYRPYDPYDQTFFSPVDTRFFSRPVQGFNSGFRMGLDFSYRWTYRHGQDARKSAVLNANNIQFNLTPKWSFRTRLGYDFIEKELTPSQFSLNRSMVCWNLSFNFNPFGEFQYYSFRLSLSGGQIQGLFQKLPLLNNLERSSSPNGRVPRRY from the coding sequence TTGGGAAGCAGAAACGCGTATGGCCAGGTTGAAGCAGACAGTCTGCAGGTAAGCCCTTCAGATACAACTTCAACTCCCATTCCCGGAAATTTTCAACCAGGTGAACAACAACCACCTCCGGGACTCGATCCGGGCTCAGCTACCCAACAAACAGCACAAAACCGCAGTGCCGACCGACAAGCCACTGAAGGATCGGTCAACTTCCAGGCTCGCGATTCCCTCACATTTACCTTCGGTGAGCAACGAATTGCCATGCTCTACGGCGCCGCAACTGTGACCCATGAAAGCGGAAACTTGAAAGCCGGCACTATTGAATTAAATCTCGATAAAAGCCAGTTACAGGCTACTGCCAGTTCCGCACAGGATACGCTCTCCCACCCAGTTCTAACACGCGACGACCAGGAACTTCGTAGTACGCGTATTTTATTTAACTACGAAACAGAACGCGGTAAATTTGAGGTTGCCGAAATGAGTATGGCAGACGGCCACCTGATTGGTACAAAAGTTAAAAATGTTTCGCGGGATGAAGTTTTTATTGAGGATGGAATTTATTCCACCTGCCCTCCGGAACACATGTATTACTATATCCAGGCCCAACGGATGAAAGTCGTTGAAGAGGAGGAGATATTTTTTACCAATGCCCGTTTATTTATTCTTGATATTCCCTATCCGCTGGTTTTTCCCTTTGGATATGTTCCCGCTGGTTTTGAGCAGAGACAGTCTGGTTTATTGGAGCCTACGTATTCATTTCAAAACACCGGTGCCAGGGGTATTGGCCTGCAAAATCTGGGTTGGTTTCAATACTTTAGTGACTACTTTACCGCACAAACTTCATTCGATGTTTTTACATCCGGCACCATTTTTAACGAAACCCGCATGCAGTACAGGAAAACCGGTAATTTTAACGGGAGTGTGACCATTGGATATTCAAAAGAGAGAGGTCTTGAGCCGACTGATCCAGGTTTTACGGAAACAACCACCAAACGATTATCGGTTAATCACAGCCAGGAACTTTCACCGTACGCTTCACTTTCTGCAAATATAAATCTAAGAACTGCTGACTATTTTCGAAGAAATTCATTTGATCTGGATGAACGCGCCGAAACAAGTACAACATCTCGTGTATCCTACCGGTATAGTCATCCCGAAAATACATATAATTTTAGTGTGAGCTCGAACCTCAACCAGCAATTTTCTACAAATACCACTCGCCTTACAGGTCCCGAAATGAACTTTTCGCTTCGGCAATTTTCACCCTTCAAATCCGATAACCCGGGCATGGATGAACAGTGGTATGAACGAATTTCCATAAATTACCGAAACAACTTCAGCTCCCGTTACACCTTCCGACCGATTGCTGCAGACTCAGCCCAGGTAAATTGGTTGGAGGCTCTGTTAGATCCGCAAAAATATGAGGAGGCCACCGGCGAGGATGATCACCTCCAATACGGTTTTATCCAGAGAGCTCAGGTTAGTGCCGGTCAGCTTATCCCCAGCCGATTTCTGAATGTGAGCGCCGGGATCAACTATAACGAATATTGGTATCCTGCCACAATACGAAAAGAGTTCAACGAAGAAGATAATCGTGTCGAAACTTTTAAAGAACCTGGTTTTACAACAACCCGGGACTTTTCAACCAATTTAAGTTTTAACACTACTTTTTATGGAATTTCACAGATAAAGGCGGGAAGTTTTGAAGGGGTAAGACATACCGTTCGGCCGAATATAAGTTTTAGCTACAGGCCCGATTTTTCATCCGACCAGTGGGGAATTTACCGTGAAGTCCAGCGGGATACACTCGGAAACACGCAGGAATATTCTATTTTTGAGGATGCCATATTTGGCGGACCCGGAGCAGGAGAACAGAGAACCATGTCTTTCGGTGTTACGAATATTCTTGAAACCAAACGAGTTCGAAGAGATTCAACCGGGGAAGTAAAATCAAATAATCTGCGCCTGATTGATAATTTGTCAGCAACTTCGAGCTATAATTTTGCAGCTGACAGCCTCAATTTCGGACGTATGAATGTCTCGCTCTCTTCAAGTGCTGTAAACAATTTTAGAATTCGGGCCAGTGCCGCGTATTCATTTTATACGAGAGACCAGGACGGACGTGAAATTAACCGGTTTATCTGGCAGGATACCAACAAATTTTTACAGCCACTCAGCTACAGTTTGAGTGTATCCACAGATATAACACTGGGAGGAAACCAACGCGGAGCAAGAATTACTACCCCGGAGTACAGGCCCTACGATCCATACGATCAAACATTTTTCAGCCCGGTTGACACCCGGTTTTTTTCGCGACCTGTTCAGGGGTTTAACAGTGGATTTAGAATGGGCTTGGACTTCAGCTATCGATGGACCTATCGGCACGGACAGGATGCCAGAAAATCTGCCGTGCTAAATGCCAATAACATTCAATTTAACCTGACTCCAAAATGGAGCTTTAGAACCCGGCTTGGGTACGATTTTATTGAGAAAGAGCTTACTCCCTCGCAATTTAGCCTGAACCGATCGATGGTTTGCTGGAACTTGTCTTTCAACTTCAACCCATTCGGGGAATTCCAGTATTATTCATTCAGGTTATCTCTCTCCGGAGGACAGATTCAAGGTTTATTCCAGAAATTACCTCTTTTAAACAATCTCGAAAGGAGTTCATCTCCGAATGGAAGAGTTCCGCGCCGGTATTAG
- a CDS encoding ROK family protein, whose product MIAIGIDLGGTNIKAALVDKKKGFITTSCIPTHADMGKEHVYDRIAMAVSDLLDGHGEEPIGIGMGMPGMVSMDRKTVKNPPNLPGFNVENVADALKKRTGYNCVIGNDANLAAFGSARFGVGKDFDDFIMITLGTGVGGGIIYNNKIYRGTNGMAAELGHVIIDYHGPLSNSNTRGGIEAYLGQRFLSRYAADTIRQHEDNPLYKTFHKDFEKLEPVDLYHAAKEKNELAIEILRKTGEKLGYAIVNYIHTLDIRKIVVSGGVAKAGKFILDPAKTTATKYLMPPYREDFDIIYESLGNDAALLGAASLAFEEL is encoded by the coding sequence ATGATTGCAATAGGTATTGATTTAGGCGGTACAAATATTAAAGCCGCACTGGTAGATAAAAAGAAAGGATTCATAACAACAAGTTGCATCCCCACCCACGCTGATATGGGTAAAGAACATGTGTACGACAGGATTGCAATGGCTGTATCAGATCTTTTGGATGGACACGGTGAAGAGCCGATTGGAATTGGAATGGGAATGCCGGGAATGGTAAGCATGGACCGAAAAACGGTAAAAAATCCACCAAACCTTCCGGGATTTAACGTCGAAAATGTTGCCGATGCTCTCAAAAAACGTACCGGTTATAATTGTGTAATTGGAAACGACGCCAATCTTGCCGCTTTTGGTTCTGCCCGTTTTGGAGTGGGTAAAGATTTTGATGATTTCATTATGATTACACTCGGCACGGGTGTTGGCGGAGGTATCATTTACAACAATAAAATTTACCGCGGTACAAACGGAATGGCGGCCGAACTGGGTCATGTAATCATCGATTACCATGGACCGCTTTCGAACAGCAATACGCGCGGCGGAATTGAAGCTTATCTTGGTCAGCGGTTTTTGAGCCGCTATGCTGCAGATACCATTCGCCAGCATGAAGACAACCCCCTGTACAAAACCTTTCACAAAGATTTCGAAAAACTGGAACCGGTAGATCTGTATCACGCTGCCAAGGAGAAGAATGAACTTGCTATTGAAATCCTCAGGAAAACCGGCGAAAAACTTGGCTATGCCATTGTAAATTATATACATACCCTCGATATCAGAAAAATTGTAGTGAGTGGTGGTGTAGCCAAGGCCGGTAAATTTATTCTTGATCCGGCTAAAACCACAGCCACAAAATACCTGATGCCCCCCTACCGCGAAGATTTTGATATTATTTATGAATCGCTGGGAAATGACGCCGCACTTCTTGGAGCAGCCAGCCTTGCGTTTGAAGAGCTGTGA
- a CDS encoding septum formation initiator family protein: MNSEYLNPLHWNKSLLISLLAACIVIWFLFFDTYSLMTKIQLENQKEDLIERTAEYEQKAAELDKKIEELENNPDLIEKIAREDYGMKKPNETVYKVEKTE; encoded by the coding sequence ATGAACTCCGAGTATTTAAATCCTTTACATTGGAATAAGTCACTGCTCATCAGCTTGCTTGCTGCCTGTATCGTTATTTGGTTTCTTTTTTTTGATACTTACAGCTTAATGACCAAAATTCAGTTGGAAAATCAAAAAGAAGATTTGATTGAACGAACAGCTGAGTATGAGCAGAAAGCGGCTGAACTTGACAAAAAAATTGAAGAACTTGAAAATAATCCTGATCTGATTGAGAAAATTGCCCGGGAAGACTACGGTATGAAAAAACCAAATGAGACGGTTTATAAAGTCGAAAAAACTGAATAA
- a CDS encoding phospholipase D-like domain-containing protein, whose amino-acid sequence MSLFVGERRLNVGCFIVFLLIFFTESLAAQKADTSSIEWVKVFFNMPADHTVAKESNLANDEADLLQTLIDLIDSAKYSVDLAAYDLENLRVGEALTRAAERGVQVRVVTDYYNRFNDRELDEKMWEMLRNAGIYSIDDGGEVFHPDGSVTSNRLTGASYDMHNKFAVIDILSNNPEDYYVWTGSMNLTYTGPINTNNTILIKDSDIAEAYHEEFRQMWGGNREVPNPEKARYHKDKRYVGERVFFVDSTKVELYFAPINRDDTKPSPAERIHELIEKAQLDVNFLAFAITHDIPMSQEMWRRSFSDGIRLQGLIDPRFYAQYRNAGVIWATPESQLGTRNIRQANELRTLHSKIMLIDVTQPFENNRGIAITGSYNYSNNAEQNNDENLLIIHSPLIANQYYQDFMGAMNRSMGISSPPVPQIYTDEWYPVKDVIDGNLFEIELAEGFGYPVRLLGVDAPRIYVGQDSSEYYSGQAAVFLSNLLEDKEVRLEGYDAGVPESRYGSFRAYVQARDESGEVMNVNSEMIKKGFGEWTPYYRQQPDSIDTFQRLTRLAKSMRIGMWKAPDRIGEKIARVELGSDGEKRDVTFPININIADETTLQALTGIGPAYATRIVKYRFEHGLFSDIEELTNIRGIGPVTMQKLRPYVTIE is encoded by the coding sequence ATGTCTCTATTTGTGGGTGAAAGAAGATTAAATGTTGGGTGTTTTATTGTATTTCTGTTGATTTTTTTTACGGAATCATTAGCTGCACAAAAGGCTGATACCAGTTCGATTGAATGGGTTAAAGTCTTTTTTAATATGCCTGCCGATCATACCGTGGCGAAAGAGAGTAACCTGGCAAATGATGAAGCTGATCTCCTGCAAACATTGATAGATCTTATTGATTCTGCAAAGTACAGTGTAGACTTGGCAGCTTATGATCTTGAGAATCTAAGAGTGGGAGAAGCTCTGACCCGGGCTGCAGAACGGGGAGTACAGGTTCGGGTAGTGACCGATTACTACAATCGGTTTAATGATCGGGAACTGGATGAAAAGATGTGGGAGATGTTGAGGAATGCGGGGATTTACAGCATTGATGACGGAGGTGAGGTTTTCCATCCGGACGGGTCGGTCACCTCAAACCGTTTGACAGGAGCCAGTTATGATATGCACAATAAATTTGCTGTTATAGACATACTCAGTAACAATCCCGAGGATTATTATGTATGGACCGGTTCTATGAACCTGACCTACACAGGCCCCATCAACACCAACAACACAATTCTGATTAAAGACAGTGATATTGCTGAAGCGTATCATGAAGAATTCAGACAGATGTGGGGTGGAAACAGGGAAGTTCCAAACCCGGAAAAGGCACGATATCATAAAGATAAACGGTATGTTGGCGAACGTGTGTTTTTTGTGGATTCAACCAAAGTGGAACTCTATTTTGCACCCATCAACAGGGACGATACCAAGCCTTCTCCTGCTGAAAGAATTCATGAATTGATTGAAAAAGCGCAACTCGACGTAAACTTTCTGGCGTTTGCCATCACACATGATATCCCGATGAGTCAGGAGATGTGGAGGCGTTCTTTTTCTGATGGGATTAGATTACAGGGATTAATCGATCCGCGATTTTATGCACAGTACAGGAATGCCGGTGTGATCTGGGCCACACCCGAATCGCAACTGGGAACGCGAAATATCAGGCAGGCCAACGAACTGAGAACCCTGCACAGTAAAATTATGCTGATAGATGTGACACAACCGTTTGAGAATAATCGCGGAATTGCCATTACCGGTTCGTATAATTATTCAAACAATGCAGAGCAAAATAACGACGAGAATCTGCTGATTATTCACTCTCCACTGATCGCAAACCAATACTACCAGGACTTTATGGGCGCGATGAACCGTTCAATGGGAATATCTTCACCTCCGGTTCCGCAAATTTATACAGATGAATGGTATCCTGTGAAGGACGTCATTGACGGGAACCTGTTTGAAATAGAGCTCGCTGAGGGATTTGGATACCCGGTTCGGCTACTCGGTGTAGATGCCCCGCGAATTTATGTTGGACAAGATTCATCTGAATATTATTCCGGCCAGGCTGCGGTTTTTCTGTCTAATTTATTAGAGGATAAAGAGGTGCGATTGGAGGGATATGATGCCGGGGTGCCGGAATCGCGCTATGGCTCGTTCAGGGCTTATGTTCAGGCACGGGATGAGAGCGGAGAAGTTATGAATGTGAATTCAGAGATGATTAAAAAAGGGTTTGGAGAGTGGACCCCCTACTATCGTCAGCAGCCGGATTCAATTGATACTTTTCAGCGACTCACCCGATTGGCAAAAAGTATGAGAATTGGAATGTGGAAGGCCCCCGATCGTATTGGAGAAAAAATTGCTCGTGTAGAATTGGGCAGCGACGGGGAAAAAAGAGATGTTACATTTCCGATTAACATTAATATTGCAGATGAAACGACTCTGCAGGCGTTGACCGGTATCGGCCCGGCCTATGCTACCCGAATTGTAAAGTACCGCTTTGAGCATGGTTTGTTCAGCGATATTGAAGAACTGACTAATATTCGTGGAATTGGCCCGGTTACTATGCAGAAATTAAGGCCGTACGTAACGATAGAATAG